In one Streptomyces sp. NBC_01288 genomic region, the following are encoded:
- a CDS encoding TIM-barrel domain-containing protein codes for MLVTGTGAASAHVATNHRTASVTSGNARFQVLSPTLIRTEYAQDGKFTDSATFNAIGRTAFTPPPYTSSTSNGWLTITTSAVTLKYQVDSGPFDAQNLSVHLSAGGSAVDASPWHRLTCGLGALCEAEQLPHSGAGVATDHTGFTGSGFLAGFEGTGDSVSADVDVSAAGTYTLDARYANSVGGDGQNTSRTLTLTVDGGASRTVSLPTTANWDTWGLASSAVQLGAGHHTLTLTRTATDSGDVNLDSVALVNQGSGFPSTSTTAITSCGYGVTCEAEAGRVSGTAITATDHAGYSGSGFLAELNQGASALTHVVGVPADGTYALQVRYANATGRDGLYQTRTATVSSGGTTQTLSLPVTGTWDTWSTASVPVTLKAGANDITVGCPDAASCHVNLDTVSVTAANSPAPQPHLALGGYRRSLDGVDGNNGAPATTPGLLYKDGWYLLDDTASALYDTGTHQVTQRPSRGGAPYQDGYVFGYGHDYQRALTDLATLTGPPELLPQWAYGVWYSEYIDRTAADYENRILPAFRAEGVPLDVLVTDTDFKSPNTWSGWEIDQSKFPDPKGFFDWAASQGLHNTLNIHPSILSSDPQFAQAQATAKGKLHKGGCAPAASSGAGDCYTFDWGDPDQLKAYMDLHQTMDQQGNDFWWLDWCCDASQSSLPGVTPDAWINQQYATDADKTIGRGFAVSRAYGSLQAGGYSGQQGLPTGPWADKRTTVHFTGDTSSTWGTLKAEVGYTPGEAAATGMSAISHDIGGHNDTTNLTGSETYTADGTTHTTHKLPDDMYARWVQLGTFQPIDRLHSNHSDRLPWQYGTAARASADKFLNLRENLVPYTYSLAQQANTTGVPVTRPMYLQYPNEPQAYATSGSEYFYGPDMLVAPVTTPGTTATTSVWFPPGSQWTDYFTGQTYAGGTTQNITNGLDTMPVFVRAGAVIPTRTHDVTSNDKDPLTKVTLTVAAGASGSSTLYEDDGTTGTGRGHSAVTKIRYRENGTRYTVTITPPTGTFHGQVKTRQWTVSLIGATAPSTVRVGGAQLPAHAYHFDSSTRTLTVTLPARSAHTPITVTCG; via the coding sequence ATGCTCGTGACCGGCACCGGAGCGGCCTCGGCGCATGTCGCGACCAACCATCGCACCGCGTCGGTGACTTCGGGCAATGCCCGCTTCCAGGTACTGTCCCCGACCCTGATCCGCACGGAGTACGCGCAGGACGGAAAGTTCACCGACAGCGCGACGTTCAACGCGATCGGCCGCACCGCGTTCACTCCGCCCCCGTACACATCGAGTACGTCCAACGGCTGGCTGACCATCACCACGAGCGCGGTCACGCTCAAGTACCAGGTGGATTCAGGGCCGTTCGACGCGCAGAACCTCTCCGTGCACCTGTCGGCCGGCGGGTCGGCGGTCGACGCCAGCCCCTGGCACCGGCTCACCTGCGGCCTGGGCGCCCTGTGCGAGGCCGAGCAACTGCCCCACAGCGGGGCCGGTGTCGCCACGGACCACACCGGCTTCACCGGGTCCGGGTTCCTCGCCGGTTTCGAGGGGACGGGCGACTCCGTGTCGGCCGACGTCGACGTCAGCGCGGCGGGAACGTACACGCTCGACGCGCGCTACGCCAACTCCGTCGGCGGGGACGGCCAGAACACCAGCCGCACCCTCACGCTGACGGTGGACGGCGGCGCGAGCCGGACAGTGAGCCTGCCGACCACCGCCAACTGGGACACCTGGGGCCTGGCGAGCAGCGCGGTCCAACTCGGCGCCGGGCACCACACGTTGACGCTGACGAGGACCGCCACCGACTCCGGCGACGTCAACCTCGACAGCGTCGCCCTGGTGAACCAGGGCAGCGGCTTCCCGTCCACCTCCACGACCGCGATCACGAGTTGCGGATACGGCGTCACCTGCGAGGCCGAGGCCGGTCGCGTCTCGGGTACGGCGATCACCGCCACCGATCACGCCGGGTACTCAGGCAGCGGTTTTCTCGCCGAACTGAACCAGGGCGCAAGCGCGTTGACCCACGTTGTCGGCGTACCGGCCGACGGCACCTACGCGTTGCAGGTCCGCTACGCCAACGCCACCGGCCGCGACGGGCTCTACCAGACCCGTACGGCGACGGTGTCCTCCGGCGGCACCACGCAGACGCTGTCGTTGCCCGTCACCGGCACCTGGGACACCTGGAGCACCGCCTCCGTCCCCGTCACTCTCAAGGCCGGGGCGAACGACATCACCGTCGGCTGCCCGGACGCCGCGAGCTGCCATGTCAACCTCGACACGGTCTCCGTCACGGCGGCCAACTCCCCTGCCCCGCAACCGCACTTGGCGCTCGGCGGCTACCGTCGCAGCCTCGACGGCGTCGACGGCAACAACGGGGCGCCGGCCACCACGCCCGGCCTGCTGTACAAGGACGGCTGGTACCTCCTCGACGACACCGCCTCGGCCTTGTACGACACAGGCACCCACCAGGTCACCCAACGCCCCTCCCGCGGCGGGGCGCCGTACCAGGACGGCTATGTCTTCGGATACGGCCACGACTACCAGCGGGCGCTGACCGACCTGGCCACCCTCACCGGTCCACCCGAACTGCTTCCCCAATGGGCGTACGGCGTCTGGTACTCGGAGTACATCGACCGAACCGCCGCCGACTACGAGAACAGGATCCTGCCCGCGTTCCGCGCCGAAGGCGTGCCGCTCGACGTGCTCGTCACCGACACGGACTTCAAGTCGCCCAACACATGGAGCGGTTGGGAGATCGACCAGTCCAAGTTCCCTGATCCGAAGGGGTTCTTCGACTGGGCCGCGTCCCAGGGGCTGCACAACACGCTCAACATCCATCCGAGCATCCTGAGCAGCGACCCGCAGTTCGCGCAGGCCCAGGCGACCGCCAAGGGCAAGCTGCACAAGGGGGGTTGCGCGCCCGCCGCGAGCAGTGGTGCCGGTGACTGCTACACCTTCGACTGGGGCGACCCCGACCAGCTCAAGGCGTACATGGACCTGCATCAGACCATGGACCAGCAGGGCAACGACTTCTGGTGGCTGGACTGGTGCTGCGACGCCTCCCAGTCCTCGCTGCCCGGTGTCACCCCGGACGCGTGGATCAACCAGCAGTACGCGACGGACGCCGACAAGACGATCGGCCGGGGCTTCGCCGTCTCCCGTGCCTACGGCTCGCTCCAGGCGGGCGGTTACAGCGGCCAGCAGGGGCTGCCCACCGGACCGTGGGCCGACAAGCGCACCACCGTCCATTTCACCGGCGACACCTCCTCCACGTGGGGCACCCTGAAGGCCGAGGTCGGCTACACGCCCGGTGAGGCGGCCGCCACCGGCATGTCGGCGATCAGCCATGACATCGGCGGCCACAACGACACGACGAACCTGACCGGTTCGGAGACCTACACCGCCGACGGCACGACCCACACCACGCACAAGCTCCCCGACGACATGTACGCCCGCTGGGTCCAGCTCGGCACCTTCCAGCCCATCGACCGCCTGCACAGCAACCACAGCGACCGCCTGCCCTGGCAGTACGGCACGGCGGCCCGCGCCTCGGCCGACAAGTTCCTCAACCTCCGCGAGAACCTGGTGCCTTACACCTACTCCCTCGCGCAGCAGGCGAACACGACCGGCGTCCCGGTCACCCGCCCGATGTACCTCCAGTACCCCAACGAGCCGCAGGCGTACGCCACTTCGGGCAGCGAGTACTTCTACGGCCCAGACATGCTCGTCGCCCCGGTCACCACGCCCGGCACGACGGCGACGACCTCGGTATGGTTCCCGCCGGGCAGCCAGTGGACCGACTACTTCACCGGGCAGACCTACGCCGGCGGCACCACCCAGAACATCACCAACGGCCTCGACACCATGCCGGTGTTCGTCAGGGCGGGCGCCGTCATCCCGACCCGCACGCACGACGTCACCAGCAACGACAAGGACCCGCTGACCAAGGTCACGCTCACCGTCGCGGCGGGCGCCTCCGGTTCCTCCACCCTCTACGAGGACGACGGGACCACCGGCACCGGGCGCGGCCACAGCGCCGTCACGAAGATCCGGTACCGGGAGAACGGCACCCGGTACACGGTGACGATCACCCCTCCGACCGGAACCTTCCACGGCCAGGTGAAGACGCGGCAGTGGACCGTCTCCCTCATCGGCGCCACCGCCCCGAGCACCGTCCGAGTGGGAGGGGCTCAACTCCCCGCCCACGCCTACCACTTCGACAGTTCGACCCGCACCTTGACCGTCACGCTCCCGGCGCGGAGCGCGCACACACCGATCACCGTGACGTGCGGTTGA
- a CDS encoding MFS transporter: protein MPTHTPLPDDTRRRAGLVLAVCCLSLLITALDTTAVNVALPAVGHELHAPVSGLQWTVDGYTLAVAAFMMLAGSTADRIGRRRVFQAGLALFTVGSLACSLAPSLGWLIAFRVAQGLGASMLNPVALSIITHAFPDPRERARAIGLWGTTVGLSLAAGPVVGGLLVASAGWRSIFWINIPIGMAALVLAALFVPESRATAPRRPDPVGQILVVTMLTSLIFAIIEGSHQGYGSTLIIALFTLAAAAAVALPVYERRRQQPLVDPVFFRSIPFTGSFVAAVTAFVVLSGFLFLNTLYLQDVRGCSALQAGLLTVPMAAGTALASPLSGRLTATHGPRPPLVAAGLLIAVAALTLTTLTPTTPWATLLAAYVLLGIGFGLVNAPITSTAVAGMPRAQAGVSAAITTTGRQIGNNLGVAVLGSIVTARTRAPGGPGLATASHPGWWILATGGLVITAIGIATTTARATATAGRVAARFPAETTVTAVSAVPAVHGSAQT, encoded by the coding sequence ATGCCGACGCACACACCCCTCCCCGACGACACCCGTCGGCGGGCAGGGCTCGTCCTCGCGGTGTGCTGTCTGAGTCTGCTGATCACCGCCCTGGACACCACCGCCGTGAACGTGGCCCTCCCCGCAGTAGGCCACGAACTGCACGCCCCGGTGAGCGGACTGCAGTGGACCGTCGACGGCTACACCCTCGCCGTCGCCGCGTTCATGATGCTCGCCGGATCCACCGCCGACCGGATCGGACGGCGCCGGGTGTTCCAGGCCGGACTGGCCCTCTTCACCGTCGGCTCGCTTGCCTGCTCCCTCGCTCCGAGCCTCGGCTGGTTGATCGCCTTCCGGGTCGCCCAGGGCCTGGGCGCCAGCATGCTCAACCCGGTCGCCCTGTCGATCATCACGCACGCCTTCCCCGACCCTCGCGAGCGCGCCCGCGCGATCGGCCTGTGGGGCACCACGGTCGGCCTGTCCCTCGCCGCCGGCCCGGTGGTGGGCGGCCTACTCGTCGCCTCGGCCGGCTGGCGCTCGATCTTCTGGATCAACATCCCGATCGGGATGGCCGCCCTGGTGCTCGCCGCGTTGTTCGTCCCCGAATCCAGAGCCACCGCGCCCCGACGCCCGGACCCGGTCGGCCAGATCCTCGTCGTCACGATGCTGACCTCCCTGATCTTCGCGATCATCGAGGGCTCCCATCAGGGTTACGGCAGCACCCTCATCATCGCCCTGTTCACCCTGGCCGCCGCAGCTGCCGTAGCGCTGCCCGTCTACGAGCGGCGTCGCCAACAGCCGCTGGTGGACCCGGTGTTCTTCCGCTCGATCCCGTTCACCGGCTCCTTCGTCGCCGCTGTCACGGCGTTCGTCGTGCTGTCCGGGTTCCTGTTCCTCAACACCCTCTACCTGCAAGACGTACGCGGTTGCAGCGCGCTGCAAGCCGGTCTGCTGACCGTGCCGATGGCCGCCGGCACCGCGCTCGCCTCGCCGCTGTCCGGACGCCTCACCGCCACGCACGGCCCACGCCCTCCGCTGGTCGCCGCGGGCCTGCTGATCGCCGTCGCCGCACTGACGCTGACCACGCTCACCCCGACCACGCCGTGGGCGACCCTGCTCGCCGCCTACGTCCTCCTCGGCATCGGATTCGGCCTGGTCAACGCCCCGATCACCAGCACCGCCGTGGCCGGTATGCCGCGCGCCCAGGCCGGGGTCTCCGCCGCGATCACCACCACCGGCCGCCAGATCGGCAACAACCTCGGCGTCGCGGTCCTCGGCTCGATCGTCACCGCCCGCACCCGCGCCCCTGGCGGACCCGGCCTCGCCACCGCCAGCCACCCGGGGTGGTGGATCCTCGCCACCGGCGGACTCGTCATCACGGCGATCGGCATAGCGACCACCACAGCCCGCGCCACCGCCACCGCAGGCCGGGTCGCCGCACGCTTTCCGGCCGAGACGACCGTCACAGCCGTGAGTGCCGTGCCCGCCGTACACGGCAGCGCCCAGACCTGA
- a CDS encoding MBL fold metallo-hydrolase — MPKTAVTRITHSCHLIEIGGRTFLTDPWFSTRPGYYQGEPIAVGIPDLPRLDGVLISHEHYDHCDLEAFAAYRDRDVPLFVAETVVEAARKHGFTNVTALAPWQEAEVCGVTITATPAKHGVYEVTFVLRAGTDAVYFAGDTMLIPELADIPKRLGHISLALLPTNGLHIRPAGNKQVVMNADEAAELTALLKPELAVPHHYAFTKGFLGDRLITHSDKNPLHYRDASRDLAPETSVRIVEPGIRIEL, encoded by the coding sequence ATGCCCAAGACCGCGGTCACCCGCATCACCCACAGCTGCCACCTCATAGAAATCGGCGGCCGCACCTTCCTGACCGACCCCTGGTTCAGCACCCGCCCCGGGTACTACCAGGGCGAGCCGATCGCCGTCGGCATCCCCGACCTGCCACGGCTCGACGGCGTACTGATCAGCCACGAGCACTACGACCACTGCGACTTGGAGGCCTTCGCCGCCTACCGCGACCGCGACGTCCCGCTGTTCGTCGCCGAGACCGTCGTCGAAGCGGCACGCAAGCACGGCTTCACGAACGTCACGGCCCTCGCGCCATGGCAGGAGGCCGAGGTCTGCGGCGTCACCATCACCGCCACGCCCGCCAAGCACGGCGTCTACGAGGTCACCTTCGTCCTGCGCGCCGGCACCGACGCGGTGTACTTCGCCGGGGACACCATGCTCATCCCCGAACTCGCCGACATTCCCAAGCGGTTGGGGCACATCTCACTCGCCCTGCTCCCCACCAACGGCCTGCACATCCGACCGGCCGGCAACAAGCAGGTCGTCATGAACGCCGACGAGGCCGCAGAACTGACCGCCCTCCTCAAGCCCGAACTGGCCGTCCCGCACCACTACGCCTTCACCAAGGGCTTCCTGGGCGACCGGCTCATCACCCACAGCGACAAAAACCCGCTGCACTACCGGGACGCCTCCCGCGACCTGGCTCCGGAGACCAGCGTCCGCATCGTCGAACCCGGCATCAGGATCGAGCTCTGA
- a CDS encoding alpha/beta fold hydrolase, with product MTTTTHHTVSLDGVDPVEVSVAGFGDGQPFLLLHGGAGPQSVTGFAEKFAAAHGVRVLVPTHPGFGGTERPEALTTVSGLAMLYGALLDQLALTDVTVVGNSIGGWITAEIALLKSPRVSGIVLIDAVGIEVPGHPVADFFSLTMDQVFGLTFHNPEPFRVDPTTLPPAAQAIAAGNRAAIAVYAGSAMADPTLVGRLGSLEIPTLVLWGESDGIVDVDYGRAYAAAIPLAQFQLLPETGHSPQLETPDQVIHAIWDSADTDFTAFAR from the coding sequence ATGACAACCACCACTCACCACACCGTCAGCCTCGACGGAGTCGACCCGGTCGAGGTGTCCGTGGCCGGATTCGGTGACGGACAGCCGTTCCTGCTGCTGCACGGCGGAGCCGGCCCGCAGTCGGTGACGGGGTTCGCCGAGAAGTTCGCCGCCGCTCACGGCGTGCGCGTACTGGTCCCGACCCACCCCGGCTTCGGCGGCACCGAGCGCCCCGAGGCACTGACCACCGTGTCCGGCCTGGCCATGCTCTACGGCGCGCTCCTGGACCAGTTGGCGCTGACCGACGTCACCGTCGTCGGCAACTCGATCGGCGGCTGGATCACCGCCGAGATCGCGCTGCTGAAGTCGCCGCGCGTCAGCGGCATCGTCCTGATCGACGCGGTCGGGATCGAGGTGCCCGGCCATCCGGTGGCCGACTTCTTCTCCCTGACCATGGATCAGGTCTTCGGGCTCACCTTCCACAACCCGGAGCCGTTCCGCGTCGACCCCACGACCCTGCCCCCGGCGGCCCAGGCGATCGCCGCGGGCAACCGGGCCGCGATCGCCGTCTACGCGGGCTCCGCCATGGCCGACCCCACCCTCGTCGGGCGTCTCGGGTCCCTGGAGATCCCCACCCTCGTGCTCTGGGGCGAGAGCGACGGGATCGTCGACGTCGACTACGGACGCGCCTACGCCGCCGCGATCCCCCTGGCCCAGTTCCAACTGCTCCCCGAGACCGGCCACTCCCCCCAACTGGAGACCCCCGACCAGGTCATCCACGCGATCTGGGACAGCGCCGACACGGACTTCACCGCCTTCGCCCGCTGA
- a CDS encoding cupin domain-containing protein: MTDVSVVGPDAGESIQLGPTRMRILEDGTTTDHRLGIGEITLAPHTDGPPQHRHARHDEGFYVVSGAARFTVGETVHDAPAGTLVMIPPGAPHTFANPTDGTTVLLNTFTPDLYVDYFRDLRDMIAAGRPLTPEATIEAMSRYATEPSTDFA; the protein is encoded by the coding sequence ATGACAGACGTCTCGGTCGTCGGTCCGGACGCCGGTGAGTCGATCCAGCTCGGCCCCACCCGGATGCGGATCCTGGAGGACGGCACCACAACCGATCACCGCCTCGGCATCGGGGAGATCACGCTCGCCCCACACACCGACGGTCCGCCGCAGCACCGGCACGCCCGGCACGACGAGGGCTTCTACGTCGTGTCCGGCGCGGCCCGGTTCACCGTCGGCGAGACCGTGCACGACGCGCCCGCCGGAACGCTGGTCATGATCCCGCCCGGCGCCCCGCACACCTTCGCCAACCCGACCGACGGCACAACAGTCCTGCTCAACACGTTCACCCCGGACCTGTACGTCGACTACTTCCGGGACCTGCGCGACATGATCGCCGCCGGCCGCCCCCTGACACCCGAGGCGACGATCGAGGCCATGAGCCGGTACGCCACCGAGCCGTCCACCGACTTCGCCTGA
- a CDS encoding SDR family NAD(P)-dependent oxidoreductase — translation MAENTFTGKVVIVTGGGSGIGAATAHRFAAEGATVVIIGRTQATLDKVVSEAPTGSTLIARVGDVSDEENITRLVNAVAHDHGRLDTLVNNAATVEPLGTVSDIDAAGWRRVMSTDLDGVFYASRAALPHLRAVGGSIVNVGSASGLGGDWGLAAYDAAKGAVTNLTNAMALDHGAEGVRVNAVHPSMITTDMTAGFLQSEEIAAAALNRVPMRRFGEPAEAASVIAFLAGPAASYVNGAHIRVDGGLGASNGNPHIA, via the coding sequence ATGGCTGAGAACACATTCACCGGCAAGGTCGTCATCGTCACCGGCGGCGGATCGGGCATCGGCGCGGCCACCGCTCACCGGTTCGCCGCCGAGGGCGCCACGGTGGTGATCATCGGCCGTACGCAGGCCACGCTGGACAAGGTGGTGTCCGAGGCGCCGACCGGCTCGACACTGATCGCCCGGGTCGGCGACGTCTCCGACGAGGAGAACATCACCAGGCTGGTGAACGCCGTCGCCCACGACCACGGCAGACTGGACACGCTGGTCAACAATGCCGCGACCGTCGAGCCGTTGGGCACCGTGTCCGACATCGACGCGGCGGGCTGGCGACGCGTCATGTCCACCGACCTCGACGGAGTCTTCTACGCCTCCAGGGCCGCACTCCCCCACCTGCGCGCGGTGGGCGGCAGCATCGTCAACGTCGGTTCGGCGTCCGGGCTCGGCGGTGACTGGGGCCTGGCCGCCTACGACGCCGCCAAGGGCGCGGTGACCAACCTGACCAACGCGATGGCGCTCGACCACGGCGCGGAAGGCGTGCGGGTCAACGCCGTCCACCCCAGCATGATCACCACCGACATGACCGCGGGATTCCTGCAGAGCGAGGAGATCGCCGCCGCCGCACTCAACCGCGTACCGATGCGACGCTTCGGCGAGCCCGCCGAGGCGGCCTCCGTCATCGCGTTTCTGGCCGGTCCGGCGGCGAGTTACGTGAACGGGGCCCATATCCGCGTCGACGGAGGCCTCGGCGCGTCGAACGGCAATCCCCACATCGCCTGA
- a CDS encoding helix-turn-helix domain-containing protein — protein MDRTGVEVDGLVPVPSTDPGSSDAGPGAFDAFRDGWETEIGDGFPLPTFSPATMRDFRVRSRATKVGDVAVTDLHGASAIRTEGPLDGVEDQVRMYVVRSGSWSLGAPLARDEQTVPAGQFLIRHIGRPLHFETVPDTRAKVLVLPAATLIPLLGERQSVSGPADSAEVRLLVAHSNMIYETAADLGPAGVQAAHSALIELAKAVARRRVDDAEPQLALALAQAAKDLADNHLTDPELSGTMLARELNVSVRSLQRAFAAAGESVTAYIRQRRLEEAQLALTAPSGRLSVSELAAHWQFADSSHFIRAFKKRYGRTPTDYARSTTAARN, from the coding sequence ATGGACCGCACTGGAGTGGAAGTCGACGGTTTGGTCCCGGTGCCCTCCACGGACCCCGGCTCTTCGGATGCCGGGCCGGGAGCGTTCGACGCCTTCCGCGACGGCTGGGAGACGGAGATCGGCGACGGTTTCCCGTTGCCGACGTTCAGTCCGGCCACGATGCGTGATTTCCGGGTCAGGAGCCGCGCCACCAAAGTGGGCGACGTGGCTGTCACCGACCTCCACGGTGCGTCGGCCATCCGGACCGAGGGCCCCCTCGACGGGGTCGAGGACCAGGTGCGGATGTACGTCGTACGGAGTGGCTCCTGGTCCCTCGGCGCCCCGCTCGCCCGCGACGAACAGACCGTGCCGGCAGGGCAGTTCCTCATCCGTCACATCGGCCGGCCCCTGCACTTCGAGACGGTGCCCGACACGAGGGCGAAGGTCCTCGTCCTGCCCGCCGCCACGCTCATACCACTGCTCGGCGAGCGGCAGAGCGTCAGCGGACCGGCGGACTCCGCCGAGGTGCGCCTCCTGGTGGCCCACTCCAACATGATCTACGAAACGGCCGCAGACCTCGGCCCGGCCGGAGTACAGGCCGCGCACAGCGCGCTGATCGAGCTGGCGAAGGCGGTGGCGAGACGCCGCGTCGACGACGCGGAACCCCAACTGGCCCTGGCGCTGGCCCAGGCCGCGAAGGACCTCGCGGACAACCACCTGACCGACCCCGAACTCTCCGGCACGATGCTGGCCCGCGAACTCAATGTCTCCGTGCGCAGCCTGCAACGGGCGTTCGCCGCTGCGGGAGAGTCGGTCACCGCCTACATCCGCCAACGGCGCCTGGAAGAAGCCCAACTCGCCCTCACGGCACCCTCCGGCCGACTGAGCGTCTCGGAACTCGCCGCCCACTGGCAGTTCGCGGACAGCAGCCACTTCATCCGGGCCTTCAAGAAGCGCTACGGCCGGACGCCGACCGACTACGCCCGCTCGACCACTGCGGCGCGGAACTGA
- a CDS encoding sodium/solute symporter: MTDFKGAAQSWSLVAFFSVVTLTLLLCVVTGPDRDDLDEFYTGYRLLSPLRNGLAIAGDYISAATVLTVGGIIALCGYDGVVLALSTLLSLLLLMFVLAEPLHHTGRFTMGDVLARRMPGRAVRITACAVTLAALVPMMVVQLAGVGQLLAFVLGFSDSTMRTGCVVGAGGLMITYAAIGGMRGTALIQILKTVILLGSGLVVAAIILHTFGWSPQTLFQSAAQNSGAGPNYLRYGLQFAGGQHPALDMVSTQCAIVLGGACLPHVTMRMYTAGSTRQVRRAMSWAVSAVALFIAVITVVAVGATALIGGKTIAAADPHGSTAYLLGARAAFGPNLSRPESLLFTTVTTAIFLTLLASVASMTLACANSLAHDVLARSNTPPLREMALARLAALAVGVPVIALAVLAQHRSLQPLAIVSFCLGASAIAPALVLGLFWRRYTRAGLLCTLIGGSLSVLVLMTGTNLVSGSPQSAFPDADFNWFPFTTTALVSVPAGFLFGILGTVLSGRKATARERHRYEAVEPVLLAGPPHPRSG, from the coding sequence GTGACGGACTTCAAGGGCGCCGCGCAGTCCTGGTCGCTCGTGGCGTTCTTCAGTGTCGTGACCCTCACGCTGCTGCTGTGCGTGGTCACCGGCCCCGACCGTGACGACCTCGACGAGTTCTACACCGGCTACCGGTTGCTGTCGCCCCTGCGCAACGGCCTGGCCATCGCCGGCGACTACATCTCCGCGGCCACCGTCCTCACGGTCGGTGGCATCATCGCGTTATGCGGCTACGACGGTGTCGTGCTGGCCCTGAGCACCCTGCTCTCGCTGCTGCTCCTGATGTTCGTGCTGGCGGAACCCCTGCATCACACCGGCCGGTTCACGATGGGCGACGTGCTGGCCCGCCGTATGCCCGGCCGTGCGGTGCGGATCACCGCGTGCGCGGTCACCCTCGCGGCGCTGGTGCCCATGATGGTCGTACAACTCGCCGGTGTGGGACAGCTGTTGGCGTTCGTCCTCGGCTTCTCCGACAGCACGATGCGCACCGGCTGCGTCGTCGGGGCCGGAGGGCTGATGATCACGTACGCGGCCATCGGGGGTATGCGCGGCACCGCCCTGATCCAGATCCTCAAGACGGTCATCCTCCTCGGCTCCGGGCTCGTCGTGGCCGCGATCATCCTGCACACCTTCGGCTGGAGCCCGCAGACCCTGTTCCAGTCCGCCGCACAGAACAGCGGGGCAGGTCCGAACTACCTGCGCTACGGCCTGCAGTTCGCGGGCGGACAGCACCCCGCCCTGGACATGGTGAGCACCCAGTGCGCGATCGTGCTGGGCGGCGCCTGCCTGCCGCACGTCACCATGCGCATGTACACCGCAGGCAGCACCCGTCAGGTGCGCCGCGCGATGTCCTGGGCGGTCTCGGCGGTCGCCCTGTTCATCGCGGTCATCACCGTCGTCGCCGTCGGCGCCACCGCCCTCATCGGCGGCAAGACGATCGCCGCCGCGGACCCGCACGGCAGCACCGCGTATCTGCTCGGGGCGCGCGCCGCGTTCGGACCGAACCTCTCCCGCCCGGAGAGCCTGCTGTTCACCACCGTCACCACCGCCATCTTCCTGACCCTGCTGGCATCGGTCGCCAGCATGACGCTGGCCTGCGCCAACTCCCTGGCCCACGACGTCCTCGCCCGCTCGAACACACCGCCCCTGCGCGAGATGGCGCTGGCCCGCCTGGCCGCGCTGGCCGTGGGAGTACCGGTGATCGCACTGGCCGTACTCGCCCAGCACCGCAGTCTCCAACCGCTGGCCATCGTCTCCTTCTGTCTGGGTGCCTCGGCCATCGCCCCCGCGCTCGTCCTCGGCCTCTTCTGGCGGCGCTACACCCGTGCCGGTCTGCTGTGCACGCTCATCGGCGGCAGCCTCAGCGTCCTCGTCCTGATGACCGGCACCAACCTCGTCTCCGGCTCCCCCCAATCCGCCTTCCCCGACGCCGACTTCAACTGGTTCCCCTTCACGACCACCGCCCTGGTCTCGGTCCCGGCCGGCTTCCTCTTCGGGATCCTCGGCACTGTCCTGTCGGGCCGAAAGGCCACCGCACGCGAACGCCACCGCTACGAGGCGGTCGAACCCGTGCTGCTGGCCGGACCGCCGCATCCCAGAAGCGGATGA
- a CDS encoding DUF485 domain-containing protein produces the protein MSSDSSELQPLQYRPGRHASTTTPTWASAPQDGRRPAALPRSATGPHRDLRLLRRACRWQRRVAAFAALGYFAAFLTLTVEFPSVMARPAPGGLPTGLFLALVQLPVTWLAVLFYEGIARRYVDPLARRVRRAHHARDGEVRP, from the coding sequence ATGTCTTCCGACAGCTCCGAGTTACAGCCGCTCCAGTACCGGCCCGGACGGCATGCCTCCACCACCACGCCCACGTGGGCCTCGGCCCCGCAGGACGGCCGCCGACCGGCGGCCCTGCCCCGTTCGGCGACCGGACCGCACCGCGATCTGCGTCTCCTGCGCCGGGCCTGCCGCTGGCAGCGGCGCGTCGCCGCGTTCGCGGCGCTCGGCTACTTCGCCGCCTTCCTCACTCTCACCGTCGAATTCCCCTCGGTGATGGCCCGCCCCGCCCCGGGCGGCCTGCCCACCGGACTGTTCCTGGCCCTGGTGCAACTCCCCGTCACCTGGCTGGCCGTGCTCTTCTACGAGGGAATCGCGCGTCGGTACGTCGACCCCCTCGCCCGCAGGGTGCGTCGGGCCCATCACGCCCGCGACGGGGAGGTGCGGCCGTGA